The following are from one region of the Streptobacillus canis genome:
- a CDS encoding GntR family transcriptional regulator, with translation MNMKRFLFLLTNEVEINEFLKLSKSLDKKYPHIEKDVVYIKDIMKYDIFPLTIQGMGVSANTNLLIEDYLRLEDEIFESYKERLAEGNFRKIYSLEGEIVDVAMEELKAYDLLVVCRTENGTISDNLHSLLRHHYKPMLILSITDREYSFDNILMLNDGGYMVNRTVYDYFDTFGVQDIDVLRVNVEDQNRLTERFGSKCNIIDRKGDEVSIILSEVPKYDLILMGVLKYSIIFERLTGQVGLKVFEKTETPIYMG, from the coding sequence ATGAATATGAAAAGATTCTTGTTTTTACTAACAAATGAGGTAGAAATAAATGAGTTCTTAAAGTTATCTAAATCTTTAGATAAGAAATACCCACATATAGAAAAGGATGTAGTATATATTAAAGATATTATGAAATATGACATCTTTCCATTAACTATACAGGGAATGGGAGTTAGTGCTAATACTAATTTACTTATTGAAGATTATCTAAGATTAGAAGATGAGATTTTTGAAAGCTACAAGGAAAGATTAGCAGAAGGTAACTTCAGAAAAATATACTCTTTAGAGGGTGAAATAGTTGACGTAGCTATGGAAGAATTAAAAGCTTACGATTTACTAGTAGTGTGTAGAACAGAGAATGGAACTATAAGTGATAATTTACATTCACTATTAAGACATCACTATAAACCTATGTTAATACTTTCAATAACAGATAGAGAATATTCATTTGATAATATATTAATGTTAAATGATGGTGGATACATGGTTAATAGAACTGTTTATGATTACTTCGATACTTTTGGTGTACAAGATATAGATGTACTAAGAGTTAATGTAGAAGATCAAAACAGATTAACTGAAAGATTTGGTTCTAAATGTAATATAATAGATAGAAAAGGTGATGAGGTATCTATTATCTTATCAGAAGTACCAAAATATGATTTAATTTTAATGGGTGTATTAAAATACTCAATAATATTTGAAAGACTTACAGGGCAAGTAGGACTAAAAGTATTTGAAAAAACTGAAACACCTATATATATGGGGTGA
- a CDS encoding YfcE family phosphodiesterase, producing the protein MKILLCSDSHTDLKYFYEVIKKENPELIIFAGDYSADAIEMSYAVDIPFHIVKGNCDYFDDETKETLELEIESMGKVILTHGHLFGVKSNMNSIYKFGVEKNANYVIFGHTHIQHKSEFKDVVFINPGAIMNHEYAILEDGVLEFKGGRR; encoded by the coding sequence ATGAAAATACTATTATGCTCTGATTCTCATACAGATTTAAAATATTTTTATGAAGTAATCAAGAAAGAAAACCCAGAATTAATAATTTTTGCAGGAGACTATAGCGCTGATGCTATAGAAATGTCTTATGCAGTAGATATACCTTTTCATATAGTAAAAGGTAATTGTGACTATTTTGATGATGAAACTAAGGAAACTTTAGAGTTAGAAATAGAGTCTATGGGTAAGGTAATACTTACTCATGGACACCTTTTTGGTGTTAAATCAAATATGAATAGTATATATAAGTTTGGAGTAGAAAAAAATGCAAATTATGTAATTTTTGGACATACTCACATTCAGCATAAAAGTGAATTTAAAGATGTAGTTTTCATTAATCCTGGAGCTATAATGAATCATGAATATGCAATATTAGAAGATGGCGTTCTAGAATTTAAGGGAGGAAGAAGATGA